The genomic window GCTCTAACTATGAGGATTACGTTCGGGCGTTAGTCGATGTAGATTACATTTACAATTCTATCGGCGGTTTAGGTACTGGAGAATATACTCCAATTTTGATCAAAGCTATCAAAGATACTAAAACAAATATCAAACATGTCGTTGATATTTCTGCTGGTGGGATCTATGGTGAATACCTATCTGGTGACAACCAATATCTGTCCGCGGTTAGAACAATGTATCCGGAATATACCCAAAACCAACTTAATAAGCTTTCTTGGTACAAAAAATCTGGTTTAGATTTCACCATATTTAGACCTGGATTGATTAAAAATGGACCTGAAACTTCGGTAGTCACGCATGACACTGATTATCGAAAAATTGGCGAGAATCAATTTAATATTAACCGTGCTACTCTTGCTAGAGCAGCAATTAACGCATTGTTTAATAACAAATATGATTGTGAAAGTTTATCAGTATCTAACGGAAAATCTGCGTAAAAAAAAGGTACGAACCTGCTTGGGTTCGTACCTTTTTGCGTTTTCCTAATTATTTTGGCAAGACGTTGATTACATATAGTAACAGTAAGAATACGAAGAATAAGATGTACATTACTGGGTTGATTTCTTTACGTCTACCTGCTGCGATCATTGTCATTGGATATGCGATAAATCCAAAGGCAATTCCGTATGAAATGTTATACGTTAATGGCATTCCAACGATTGTTAAGAAAGCTGGCATAGCAATTTCGAATTTTTCCCAATCGATGTATTTCATTGATTGAGCCATTAAAATACCAACGATGATTAGAACTGGTGCGGTAACGTTTGATGTTACGACTGAAAGCAGTGGTGAGAAAAACATTGCTAGTGCAAACATTACACCGACTGTTAATGATGTCAGACCGGTTCTACCACCAATGGCAATACCTGCTGATGATTCGACATAAGCTGCAGTTGGTGTTGTACCCATAACAGCTCCACCTAACATTGAAACTGAGTCGGCCATCAATGCACGACCAATTCTTGGCATTTTATTATTCTTCATGAATCCGGCTTGTTCAGCTAAACCAATCAAAGTACCGGCTGTATCGAAGAATGCAACTAATAAGAAGATCAAAACAACGGCCCAAAGCTGTGGTTGTTTAATATCGCCAAGATGTTGAATAGCAACACCAAATGTTGGTTTCAAACTTGGAATCGTTGAAATAACGTGACTTGGAAGTGGAATCAACTTAGTAGCTAATCCTAAAACAGTCGTTAAAATCATACCAATGAAGATTGAACCTGGAACCTTTTTGGCCATCAAAATCCCGGTAACAACTAAACCGAAAATAGTTAGCCAAGTTGTTGGAACAGTGAATGAACCCATAGTTACAAGTGTTGACTTACTTGCAGTGATCAAGCCACCGCCTTGCAATCCAACGAATGCAATGAAGATACCAATACCAGCAGCAACTGCCAGTTTAAGGTCATGTGGGATCGAATCGATAACGATCTCACGAATTTTTAAGACAGAGATGATCAAGAAAATAATACTTGATACGAAAACACCTGCCATCGCTGTCTGCCAAGGAATACCCATGGCTAAAACAACTGAGTAAGTAAAGAACGCATTGTCCCCAAGACCTGGAGCAATTGCGATTGGATAATTAGCTAATAAAGCCATTAAAACTGAACCTAATATTGCTGACAATGCAGTAGCAGTAAAAACTGCCCCCTTGTCCATTCCTGCAGTGCCTAAAACTTGTGGGTTAACGAACAAAATATATGCCATTGAGACAAATGTCGTTAAACCAGCTAGAATTTCACGTTTGACGGTTGTTCCATTTTCATTTAAATGAAACAGACGTTCAACAAAACTCTGATTGTTGTTTCCGTTTGAAAGATCCAATTTATTACGCCCCTTAAAATATTACTTATTGAATAACCACAGTATGACAAATAATAATAGTTTTTGCAAGAAAAACCGAAACATTGCGTATTAATATTTGGATATTGTTCGTGATTATTTATATTTTTGTTACTCAAGTACTTGTCTTTTCAGAATAAAGCGTATAGGATATTGGATAAATAAATCAGACACAACAATTGGAGTGTGAATCAATGTTACCTAAAAGAGTCAGTCGTGAATTCATAAATGGTTTACCAAAATCCGAACTTCATGTTCATTTGGAGGGAACCTTGGAGCCAGAGTTAAAACTTAAATTGGCTCAAAAAAATCATATCGATATTGGACAAGAAACCGTTGAAGATGTTGAAAAAACTTACCACTATTCGAATCTAGCGTCATTTCTAGCTGTCTACTATCCAGGTATGGACGTCCTACAAACGGAAGAAGATTTTTATGAATTAGCAATGGCTTACCTTCAAAAAGCAGCCTCTCAAGGAGTTTTGCATACTGAAATGTTCTTCGATCCACAAGCTCACATCGTCCGTGGCGTTCCATTGCAATTTGTCATCGACGGCTTTTATCAAGCCTGTGTCGATGCACGTGCATTTGGAATTGATGCTCATTTGATCATGTGTTTCTTGCGTGATATGTCAGCTAGGTCTGCAATGGACTTGTTGCATGCTGTTCAACCATACCGCAATAAGATTCTTGGTATTGGCTTAGATTCTGATGAGCATCACAATCCACCACTAAAATTCATGCAACCCTTCAGTATGGCGGTTGAACAAGGTTATCACATCACGATGCATGCAGATGTCGATCAAATTGATTCAATTGACCATATCAAACAAGCTCTAGAAATTATCAACGTTGAACGATTGGACCACGGAACTAACATCGTCGAAAATAAAGATTTAGTCGACTGGGTCAATCAATTGCATTTAGGCTTGACCTCATGTCCACTATCGAATGAACTGATCACCGATAATGATTTGAAAGGTGACGAAATCCTCGATCTCTTAGATGAAGGCGTTAAAGTCTCAATCAATTCAGATGATCCTGCTTACTTTGGTGGATACATTGCCGATAACTATGCAGCATTGGCAAATGAATATAAGGTCACTCCACAACAGTTAGTTACTTTAGCTAAGAACTCGTTTGAAACTGCTTGGATCAGTGATAAGCAAAAGCAATTCTACTTAGAAGATATTGATAATTATGTAGAAGAATTTGAAAATTAAGCATAAAAAAAAGTTGAGATGAAATCATCTCAACTTTTTTATTTGTATTAAGCAGCTTGTTTAGTTGCGGCACTGATTTTAATAGTTCCATCAACTAAGTCTGCTTGTAGATTTTTAACGTCCAAGTTATCAAGATAAAATTCTGCAACTTTATCTCTGATTTGTTGTTCGATCACACGACGTAATGGTCTTGCACCCATTGCTTCATCGTATCCTTGATCGATCAACCATGATTTAGCTTCTTTACTAATTGATAATGTGAGACCTTTTTTAGCTAAGTTAGCTTCTACATCGTCGAGTAATAGGTCAACGATTTGGTTAAGATCTTTCTTGGTAAGATGTGTAAATTCAACGATTCCATTGAATCTGTTCAAAAATTCGGGACGGAAGTATGGAGCTAGTTTGTCCATTAATTTTTCGTCTTTCTTAGTATCGTTACCAAATCCAGCATTTGAAGTTGCAATAATGATTGTATTCTTGAAGTCGACGACATTACCTTGTCCGTCAGTCAAACGACCATCATCCATTACTTGTAGTAGTAATGTTAGAACTTGTGGGTTAGCTTTTTCAATTTCATCAAGTAGAACAATTGAATAAGGATTACGTCTTACTTTTTCAGTCAAAGTGTTGCCGTTATCTTCATATCCAACGTAACCGGCTGATGTACCGATCAATTTAGATACCGCAGTTAGGTCTGAATATTCAGACATATCCAAACGAATGATGGCATGTTCGTTGCCAAACATATCGCCTGCCAAACGTTTTACTAATTCAGTTTTACCAACGCCAGTTGGTCCAACGAATAAGAAGCTACCGATTGGACGGTCGCCATCGTCGAATCCGGCACGATTACGACGAATTGCTCTAACGACCATATCAACAGCCTTATCTTGGCCAATGACCTTGCTCTTTAAACGTTTACTCATTCCCTTTAATCTTTCGATATCACTAGTTCCCATTTGAGAAACCGGAACACCAGTCAATCTTTGAACTGATTCAGCTATATCGTTGACTGTAGCGACTGTTTCTTCTGGTTCAACGTCGCCATTAGCTAATTTCTTGTCGATATCTTCAATCTTTTGTTTTAACGAAGCAGCTTTTTCAAAATCTTCTTGCTGGGCTGCTTTTTCCTTATCAGCTTCTGCAGCCTTACGGTCTTTTTCCAAAGTTACTTTGTCAGTGACTGGATGCTTTGCTGCCAAGTGAGCAGCTGTCATATCCATTAAGTCGATTGCCTTATCTGGCAATGATCTTTGTGGCAAGTATTGAACTGAGTAATCAACGGCGGCCTTTAAAACATCATCTGGTAATTTTACATGATGATGGTTTTCGTAGGCACTACGTAATCCCTTCAAAATTTGGTATGAAGCTTCTTTGCTAGGTTCGTTGATTGTTACATCATTGAATCTTCTAGCCAATGCTCCATCTTTCATGATGGTATTACGATATTCGTCTTGTGTTGTAGCACCGATGATCGATAGTTCACCACGGCTTAAAGCTGGTTTGATAATGTCAGCCAAGCCCTTGCTGCCATCTTCGCCACCTGATGCTCCAGCACCAATAATTTGATGAATTTCATCAAAGAATAATACGACGTTGCCTGCTTCCTCAACTTCTTTGATCAAGTTTTGAACATTTTCTTCAAATGAACCACGGTATTGCGTACCTGCTTCAAGTGAAGATAAATCAACAGAAATGATCTGCTTGTCTTTAATGGCTTCTGGTACGTCACCCTTAACGATAGCTTGTGCTAGTCCTTCTACAACAGCAGTCTTACCAACACCGGCATCACCAACTAAAATGGGATTATTCTTAGTACGTCTGCTTAAGATCTCAGCAGTTTCTTGGATCTCTTTTTCACGTCCAATTACTGGATCAAGTTTTCCATCTTTAGCTTCTTGTGTAAGATTACGTCCTAATTTACCTAATATGCCTTGTTGACTATTTGCTGGTTCTTGATTATTTACTGGAATTTGCGTTCCTTGTTTTGCTTCTTGATATTTTGCTAATTCTTCAGGTGTTAATTCATGTCCATTTACATAGTATTTGGTGCCTGAATTACCCTGTCCGTTTGTGCTTAAAAATCTATTAAAAATGTCGTCCATGTTGTTATTTGAAAATGGGTCTTCATCCCAAAATGATCTAGCCATATAATATGACCTCCCTATTTAAGATAATGCATTTCCAATTCACGCAGAACTCTCCACATCTCCAAGTCCTGTGCCTTGGCAATTGCATGTATATCTCTAATGTTTAATGATGTCGCGGAAGATTGTTTTTTGTTAAAAGATTTATGCAAAGTGGTATATCCATACCCGCTCTTTTTGGCAATTACATAAATCGATAAATTATTGTCTTTTAAATACGATTTGATATCTATATACATGATGCTTATCCTCCACAAATAATAGTATAGCACATTTGTGATATATTACAAGTGTGGTATACCACAAATGTGAAATAATTTTAATTTTTTTCATTTAGATTATTTTTGTTAAAATAAGTATAGTTCGTTTAGACTAGGAAGACTATGGTGAACAAATGAATGATCTACTAACTACCGCTGAGAAATTGCTCCAGATTTATTCCCAATTCGAATTACTGAATTTTCGGGCTCATAAGGCAATTCCACTCACCTTCAACAAAAAAGACAGTAAGAAGCTATTACCACAAAATAAACGATTATATTTTAGCTACCGTTACTTAAACCGTGAAAAGACTCGACTGACTAACCTTATTTTAAATAAGACGATCGATGTCCGCGACGAGATCTTCACTACTAATAAAGAACTCCACCCAGAACTGATCGATAAAGCTTTGAAATTAAAAAACATTGACGATACTCATAACGAGAATGCATCGTCAACGCCACGTAGGAATCGTAAGATCAATAAGCTCAAAAATTTGATCACGTTGATCGACGATGAAAACATCACGCTTAGCAAGGGATATCTAACTCAATTGATCATCTTGATCCACGATAACAAACCTGAGCTTTCCTACAAACGATCCAATCCTTATCAACCACAGGAACTCCTTAACAGTTTGGATTTTCGGACTGAATTGCTCCAGTTCGATTATGATCGTTACTTATATGAAGACTTTGAAACAGAAAGCTATTTAAAATACCTGATTTACACTCAAATCCATCGGATTCCAAAATACGTTAAATCATTCGATGCACGTGAAATCGTCCCTGAAGCGGAAAAATGTGGCTTTTCTGGGATTGCCTACGAAATCGAAATTGACGGGATTCATGAATGCTACGTAACTTTTAAAGGTACGGAAGCAGATATGGATTACACTGAGCGTTCCCGTCGTAAGCGCATGGAAAAATATATACTTGAAGGATATAAGGATTGGGATTACAACGTTAATGCCATTCTTATTGGTAACAACATCGATCTTGATCAAATGGATGCGGCAAAACAATTCATCCACTTCATCAAAGACCAAATTGGCGACGACTGCAAACTATTCGGTTTAGGACATTCATTAGGTGGACACTTCGTCCAGACTCTACAACTCGTCTACAATACCTTTGATGCCGGATATACCATGAATTCTGCTCCCGTGCAGTTGAAACAAGTTAAGATGTTAAAGCCTGACCTGCTTTCAGAATCCAACTGGGATAAGTTATTTAAAATAACCGAGGATAAAACTATCACTCCTGAACTAAATAAGGAGATTAAGAAGCTTTTACCACGTGACTATCCAGAGATAATCAACGAATATTTTGCCAGGGACCTTACGCAAATATTTTTGGAACTTCCTTATACTATTTGGGTCGGCCAGAAGTGGGACTACGATTTTACCGAATGGGACTATCCATTCAAGATTCATCCCAGACAATACCTCTCCCTATCAGAAATTAATTCCTATCAGAAATTTTTTGAAGAGTTATTTGCCTATACCAAGGATTCAAAAACCGGTGCTAAAATTATGCGTCAAGGTATGAATTTTGCGATTGATCGCGTCCGACAACTTAGAGACGACATTAACAAGCCTGAGACTTATCAATTTTTCTATGACTATTCTAATTACCTTTACTCATCTGGTATTTTCTTAGACAAGCCCAAAGTCGTCACCGAATATTTGAGTAATCCCAATGACGGTTCTGTCTGGAAGAGTTCACGCCGAGAATGGCCATTCCTAAGAAGTTTGAATCGGGACATGCTCGATTTATCGATCTACTTCCATATTATTTATGGTTCAAAGCATTTTATGACTAAAAAGCCTAACAGCATTATCAAATAAAACGAATGCCAGAAATTTTCGGCATTCGTTTTTTGCATTATTTAATCAAAATATTATGATATTTTAAGTTTAAATACATATCATGCGATATAATTATTTACGTATATTCATACTAATAACAATACTGGAAGGACAGATTCAATGGATTCTGATAAAGATTTTGGATATGTATATGTTTGTGAGAACAAAAGTTTTCCTGGAAAATACAAGATCGGTCAAACTCGTAATTTAAAAAATCGCATGCACCAATTCAACAACACAGGATTCCCAGACGGCAATCCGACTTTATTAGATTTTGCTGTATATTTAAAAAATTATAAACGTGCTGAACGACTGCTCCACAAGGCGTTATCGGAAAAACGGGAAAGCACCGACAAAGAATTTTTTCTATGCACCTTCAATCAAGTTAAGTATATTTTTGAATTATTGAAGTTTAATGATGAAGATGCTCGATTGGTCCATCCTGAAGAAATCAACTCATTCATTACCGGCAAAGAGATCAAACACATCAAGAGAAAAATCGGCACACGCCCAAACAGAACCTTCAAATATCTGAATATTCAGCCTGGGACTAAGTTGTCATATAAAGAGGACCCTAAGATGCAAGTAACAGTACTCGATGGCAAAAATCAAGTTTTATGTTGTTGTGGCAAACAGCATAGCTTATCAAGAGCAGCAATTTGTTGCTATGACAATTTCCACGACTTGCCAGAAGAAAAACGCGGTCGTGATCGAAACGGATTCGCATTTTTTACTTATCAAGGTATTTTGCTCAGTAAGCGCAAACCAATGGTACACGCAGAATTAGATTAAAATAGTCTCCCAAACGGAGGCTATTTTAATTTGGTCATCAAAAAAGAGAGAATGCAATTGCATTCTCCCTTTTTGAAACGAGTTGCGAACATCCTGATTGTCTAAATCGCAATCTACCCTATTCTGGGCAATGCTCAAAATACACCCAGCATTTTCACTCTCTTATTTTATAGACGTTTGTTTAATTCTTTTCCTAGTTCTTCAAATCCTGGTTTGCCAAGTAATCCGAACATGTTCTTCTTGTATGCTTCAACACCTGGTTGGTTGAATGGGTTGATTCCGTTCAAGTAACCTGAAATTGCAACTGCTGCTTCGAAGAAGTAGATCAAGTATCCTAATGTAAATGCGTCTTGTTCTGGAATGTGAACACTCATAACAGGAACGCCACCATCAGTATGTGCTAATACAACACCTTCGTATGCACGCTTGTTAGCAAAGTCCATTGTCTTGCCTTCAAGATACTTCAAACCATCAAGGTCTTTTTCTTCTGAAGGAATTTCAAGGTCATGTCTTGGCTTGTCGATCATAACTACAGTTTCCATCAAGTTACGACGACCTTCTTGAATGTATTGACCTAATGAGTGAAGGTCAGTTGAGAAGTTAGCTGATGAAGGATAGATACCCTTTTGGTCTTTACCTTCTGATTCACCCATTAATTGCTTCCACCATTCACCTAAGTATTGAAGGTTTGGTTCGTAGTTTTCAAGCAATTCTGTGGTATAACCTTTACGGTACAAGATATTTCTAAGTGCTGCATATTTGTATGCATCGTTCTTTTCGATATCTGAGTCTGAATAGTCAGTACGAGCTGCTGCTGCACCTTCCATTAACTTGTCGATGTCGATACCAGCAACGGCGATTGGCAATAGACCAACAGCTGAAAGTACTGAGTAACGTCCACCTAAGTCATCAGGAACAACGAATTCTTCGTAGCCTTCTGCATCAGATTCGCTCTTCAAGGCACCCTTAGCACGGTCAGTTGTTGCAAAGATACGTTCTTTTGCTCCTTCTTTACCATACTTTTCAACCAATTTAGCCTTCAAAATTCTGAAAGCAATTGATGGTTCTGTAGTTGTACCTGATTTTGAAATAACATTGATACTGAAATCACGATCTCCAATTACATCGATCAAGTCTGATAAGTAGTTTGGAGAAATTGAATTACCAGCAAAGTAAACTTCTGGAACATCGCGATTATTTTTAACGTTGTAGAATGATGAACTCAAGAAATCAATTGCCATACGTGCACCGAGGTATGAACCACCGATACCGATACCAACAAATACTTCTGAGTTTGATTGAATCTTCTTAGCCGCTTTCTTGATACGAGCAAATTCATCTTTGTCGTAGTTTACAGGTAAGTCGAGGAAGCCACGGAAATCGTTACCAGCACCAGTACCTTCACGTAATTCTGTGTCAGCAGCAGTAACCATTGCTTGCATTTCACCAAGTTCGTTATCATGAACAAACTTGCCTAATTTTGAATCATCAAATTTAATATGTGTCATTTCTTCTCTTCTCCTCCAAGTCTCTAAAAACTAGATTAATCATTTTTCATCATAATTTCAATTCTTTTATACGTTTTTTCACAATATGACAAATAAAATATAACAGAAATCCGATTGCAGTTCCAATTGTATTACTTATCACGTCATCGATATCGGTCACTCCAGTCCGTAATACAAACTGAAAAGCCTCAATTGATACGGAGATAGTGGCACCAATCAGGACTACCCGCCAGAAACCACGATTTTTTTTGCCTAAAGCCGGGATAAAAATACCCATTGGGATAAACCAAACAATGTTGCCGAATAAATTATAGAAGAAATCTAGCGGCGATTGCCCATTTAACAATTTAAAGGTTTCTATAAACGGCACTAGATTGATTTCTGACAACGATCGATGCCAATAAAATTTGAATTGCCACAAAAAGTAACCATCCCTAAAGACTGTTAAGGAGTATAGTAGAAAAACGTAGAATGCAAATGCGGAAAGCCAAAATTCATGGCTAAACGTTGACTTTTTATGTTTAAGTCTCAACCACAGCATTCTTAAAAAAATAAAGAATAAAGTATAAAGAATCGCTTTGTCTACCCCATAGAGAGATAAACGAATCAGCGGAAAATGATTTATTCTTGTTGAGTAGAGATTAGATATATAATTATATAGCGGTCCTAGAAATATCATTTTTATCATTCTCTCGCATTTTTTACTTAATACGTATTATACTTACATATTAAGTAATTTTAATATTTTCAATTAAATATATAAGGTAATTTTAAACTATAAAGGAATTTTTCCATGGTTAAATTAAAAAAATTTTTAAGTACCCGTTTGGGTTTTATGGCGATGCTGATTTTTTTCTTGTGGATCAAAACTGTCATCGCCTATTATAAGGATTTTTCATTAGGAATTGCTGATCCGATCCAGCACATTATTTTGATCATTAATCCCATTGCCACATCAACGATCTTGCTTGGTTTAGCACTGTACATTTATCGGGCAAAAATATCTTATATCGTCATGGGTATCGTCTATTTTCTAGAATCTGCTCTATTATATGGAAACATCTTGTACTATCGCCAATTCACAGACTTTTTATCCTTCAACACCATTACAGGTGCTGGCAAAGTTTCGAAAGGATTAGGCGCTAGTGCGGCAAATATGGCTAGTCCTCACGATATCATTTACTGGCTCGACTTCATTATAATTCTAGTATTATTGTTAACTCATTTTATAAAGATCGATAAACGTCCATTCAGAAAATTAAATGCCTTTGCAATTTCAATGTTAGGCGTTATGTTCTTCTCATTCAACCTCATGTTGTCTGAATGCAATCGCCCACAATTATTAGGTCGGACCTTCGATCGTGCTTATATTGTTAAGTATTTAGGATTCAATTCATACTTAGGATATGACTCGATCAAAACTGCTCAAAATTCGCAGGTCAGATCTACGGCGGTTGGAACAGATATGGACCACGTTCTCCAATATACCAACAGTCACTATGCTCAACCTAACCCAGTTTATTTTGGCAAGGCTAAGGGTAAAAATATTATCATCATCCACCTTGAGAGTTTCCAACAATTTTTGATTGGGATGAAGGTCAATGGACAAGAAGTTACGCCATTTTTAAACAGTCTTTACAATGATAAAAATACGATGTCTTTTGATAATTTCTATCATGAAGTTGGACAAGGCAAAACTAGTGATGCCGAGACAATGCTTGAATCAGGATTGTTTGGACTCCCTGAAGGTTCCTTCTTTACTAGTTTAGGAACTGACAATACCTTCCAAGCCGCACCAGCTATCCTTGGGCAAAAAGAAGGATACACTAGTGCCGTCTTCCATGGAAATATTGGTAGTTTTTGGAGTCGTAACGACGTCTACAAAAATATGGGCTACGATTACTTCTTTGATGAATCATACTTTAATCAACAGACAGAAAACTCCAGTATGGAATATGGTTTAAAAGATAAATTAGTTCTCTCAGAAAGCGTCAAATATCTCGAACAGTTGCAACAACCGTTTTATGCAAAATTCATTACTGTAACTAATCATTATCCGTTCCAACTACCTGAAGAGGATTTGAGCAACGATGGTTTCACCAAGCCTGACACCGACAATGAGGCGGTCAACGGCTATTTCCAGACTGCACACTACTTAGATAGCTCGCTGCAAGAATTTTTCCAATATCTTAAAGACAGTGGCATTTACGATAATTCAATGATCGTTTTATACGGTGACCATTACGGAATTTCTAATTCTCAAAACCCAGCTCTGGCAACGTTGATCAATCCTGACGAAGCAGCAACTTGGAACAATTTTGACAATACGCAACTGCAACGGGTTCCTTTCATGATCCACATGAAAGGTCTCAAAGGTGGCGTAAATCATACCTATGGCGGTGAAATCGACATACTGCCAACTATCTTGCATCTAGCTGGGATCAATACTAAACAATACATTCAAGTCGGTACTGACCTGCTTTCGAAAAATCACAGTCAAATCGTTGCCTTTAGAAATAAGAACTTTGTCACGCCAAACTACACTGTCTTAAAAAATTCTGATGGTGGCTACAATGTCTACCGCAACAAGACTGGTGAACAAGTCGACTTAGACAAAGATCCTGAGCTAAAAGCAAAAGTCGACAAATGGCAACAAGCCGTCAATGAAAAACTCCAAATATCCGATACAGTTAACAACAAAAACTTGTTGAGATTTTACACACCAAATGGTTTTAAACCTGTTGATCCTAAGGATTACGACTATAAGGACCAAATTCAACGCTTGTT from Companilactobacillus sp. includes these protein-coding regions:
- a CDS encoding NAD(P)-binding oxidoreductase; the encoded protein is MSTVLILGASSPTAQAFIKMMNTEYSDVHLRLFVRNINKLPMEQRHKFDIIIGDGSNYEDYVRALVDVDYIYNSIGGLGTGEYTPILIKAIKDTKTNIKHVVDISAGGIYGEYLSGDNQYLSAVRTMYPEYTQNQLNKLSWYKKSGLDFTIFRPGLIKNGPETSVVTHDTDYRKIGENQFNINRATLARAAINALFNNKYDCESLSVSNGKSA
- a CDS encoding NCS2 family permease, giving the protein MDLSNGNNNQSFVERLFHLNENGTTVKREILAGLTTFVSMAYILFVNPQVLGTAGMDKGAVFTATALSAILGSVLMALLANYPIAIAPGLGDNAFFTYSVVLAMGIPWQTAMAGVFVSSIIFLIISVLKIREIVIDSIPHDLKLAVAAGIGIFIAFVGLQGGGLITASKSTLVTMGSFTVPTTWLTIFGLVVTGILMAKKVPGSIFIGMILTTVLGLATKLIPLPSHVISTIPSLKPTFGVAIQHLGDIKQPQLWAVVLIFLLVAFFDTAGTLIGLAEQAGFMKNNKMPRIGRALMADSVSMLGGAVMGTTPTAAYVESSAGIAIGGRTGLTSLTVGVMFALAMFFSPLLSVVTSNVTAPVLIIVGILMAQSMKYIDWEKFEIAMPAFLTIVGMPLTYNISYGIAFGFIAYPMTMIAAGRRKEINPVMYILFFVFLLLLYVINVLPK
- the add gene encoding adenosine deaminase is translated as MLPKRVSREFINGLPKSELHVHLEGTLEPELKLKLAQKNHIDIGQETVEDVEKTYHYSNLASFLAVYYPGMDVLQTEEDFYELAMAYLQKAASQGVLHTEMFFDPQAHIVRGVPLQFVIDGFYQACVDARAFGIDAHLIMCFLRDMSARSAMDLLHAVQPYRNKILGIGLDSDEHHNPPLKFMQPFSMAVEQGYHITMHADVDQIDSIDHIKQALEIINVERLDHGTNIVENKDLVDWVNQLHLGLTSCPLSNELITDNDLKGDEILDLLDEGVKVSINSDDPAYFGGYIADNYAALANEYKVTPQQLVTLAKNSFETAWISDKQKQFYLEDIDNYVEEFEN
- a CDS encoding ATP-dependent Clp protease ATP-binding subunit gives rise to the protein MARSFWDEDPFSNNNMDDIFNRFLSTNGQGNSGTKYYVNGHELTPEELAKYQEAKQGTQIPVNNQEPANSQQGILGKLGRNLTQEAKDGKLDPVIGREKEIQETAEILSRRTKNNPILVGDAGVGKTAVVEGLAQAIVKGDVPEAIKDKQIISVDLSSLEAGTQYRGSFEENVQNLIKEVEEAGNVVLFFDEIHQIIGAGASGGEDGSKGLADIIKPALSRGELSIIGATTQDEYRNTIMKDGALARRFNDVTINEPSKEASYQILKGLRSAYENHHHVKLPDDVLKAAVDYSVQYLPQRSLPDKAIDLMDMTAAHLAAKHPVTDKVTLEKDRKAAEADKEKAAQQEDFEKAASLKQKIEDIDKKLANGDVEPEETVATVNDIAESVQRLTGVPVSQMGTSDIERLKGMSKRLKSKVIGQDKAVDMVVRAIRRNRAGFDDGDRPIGSFLFVGPTGVGKTELVKRLAGDMFGNEHAIIRLDMSEYSDLTAVSKLIGTSAGYVGYEDNGNTLTEKVRRNPYSIVLLDEIEKANPQVLTLLLQVMDDGRLTDGQGNVVDFKNTIIIATSNAGFGNDTKKDEKLMDKLAPYFRPEFLNRFNGIVEFTHLTKKDLNQIVDLLLDDVEANLAKKGLTLSISKEAKSWLIDQGYDEAMGARPLRRVIEQQIRDKVAEFYLDNLDVKNLQADLVDGTIKISAATKQAA
- a CDS encoding transcriptional regulator; the protein is MYIDIKSYLKDNNLSIYVIAKKSGYGYTTLHKSFNKKQSSATSLNIRDIHAIAKAQDLEMWRVLRELEMHYLK
- a CDS encoding DUF6792 domain-containing protein; this encodes MNDLLTTAEKLLQIYSQFELLNFRAHKAIPLTFNKKDSKKLLPQNKRLYFSYRYLNREKTRLTNLILNKTIDVRDEIFTTNKELHPELIDKALKLKNIDDTHNENASSTPRRNRKINKLKNLITLIDDENITLSKGYLTQLIILIHDNKPELSYKRSNPYQPQELLNSLDFRTELLQFDYDRYLYEDFETESYLKYLIYTQIHRIPKYVKSFDAREIVPEAEKCGFSGIAYEIEIDGIHECYVTFKGTEADMDYTERSRRKRMEKYILEGYKDWDYNVNAILIGNNIDLDQMDAAKQFIHFIKDQIGDDCKLFGLGHSLGGHFVQTLQLVYNTFDAGYTMNSAPVQLKQVKMLKPDLLSESNWDKLFKITEDKTITPELNKEIKKLLPRDYPEIINEYFARDLTQIFLELPYTIWVGQKWDYDFTEWDYPFKIHPRQYLSLSEINSYQKFFEELFAYTKDSKTGAKIMRQGMNFAIDRVRQLRDDINKPETYQFFYDYSNYLYSSGIFLDKPKVVTEYLSNPNDGSVWKSSRREWPFLRSLNRDMLDLSIYFHIIYGSKHFMTKKPNSIIK
- a CDS encoding GIY-YIG nuclease family protein, which codes for MDSDKDFGYVYVCENKSFPGKYKIGQTRNLKNRMHQFNNTGFPDGNPTLLDFAVYLKNYKRAERLLHKALSEKRESTDKEFFLCTFNQVKYIFELLKFNDEDARLVHPEEINSFITGKEIKHIKRKIGTRPNRTFKYLNIQPGTKLSYKEDPKMQVTVLDGKNQVLCCCGKQHSLSRAAICCYDNFHDLPEEKRGRDRNGFAFFTYQGILLSKRKPMVHAELD
- a CDS encoding glucose-6-phosphate isomerase, coding for MTHIKFDDSKLGKFVHDNELGEMQAMVTAADTELREGTGAGNDFRGFLDLPVNYDKDEFARIKKAAKKIQSNSEVFVGIGIGGSYLGARMAIDFLSSSFYNVKNNRDVPEVYFAGNSISPNYLSDLIDVIGDRDFSINVISKSGTTTEPSIAFRILKAKLVEKYGKEGAKERIFATTDRAKGALKSESDAEGYEEFVVPDDLGGRYSVLSAVGLLPIAVAGIDIDKLMEGAAAARTDYSDSDIEKNDAYKYAALRNILYRKGYTTELLENYEPNLQYLGEWWKQLMGESEGKDQKGIYPSSANFSTDLHSLGQYIQEGRRNLMETVVMIDKPRHDLEIPSEEKDLDGLKYLEGKTMDFANKRAYEGVVLAHTDGGVPVMSVHIPEQDAFTLGYLIYFFEAAVAISGYLNGINPFNQPGVEAYKKNMFGLLGKPGFEELGKELNKRL